The following coding sequences lie in one Mustelus asterias chromosome 8, sMusAst1.hap1.1, whole genome shotgun sequence genomic window:
- the LOC144496898 gene encoding small ribosomal subunit protein uS7 — MTEWEGVPAVAETPEIKLFGKWSTDDVQINDISLQDYIAVKEKYAKYLPHSSGRYAAKRFRKAQCPIVERLTNSMMMHGRNNGKKLMTVRIVKHAFEIIHLLTGENPLQVLVNAIINSGPREDSTRIGRAGTVRRQAVDVSPLRRVNQAIWLLCTGAREAAFRNIKTIAECLADELINAAKGSSNSYAIKKKDELERVAKSNR; from the exons atGACTGAGTGGGAGGGTGTGCCCGCGGTCGCAGAGACCCCCGAGATTAAGCTATTTGGGAAATGGAGCACGGACGATGTTCAGATCAATGACATTTCGCTACAG GATTACATCGCTGTCAAGGAGAAATATGCCAAGTACCTCCCGCACAGTTCTGGGCGCTATGCTGCCAAGCGTTTCCGCAAGGCCCAGTGTCCCATTGTCGAGCGTCTGACCAACTCCATGATGATGCACGGGCGCAACAACGGCAAGAAGCTGATGACTGTACGGATTGTGAAGCACGCCTTTGAGATCATCCACCTACTGACCGGCGAG AACCCACTGCAGGTACTGGTGAATGCCATCATCAACAGCGGTCCCCGTGAAGACTCCACCCGTATTGGCCGCGCTGGTACAGTCAGGCGGCAGGCTGTCGATGTGTCCCCACTGCGGCGAGTTAACCAG GCTATCTGGTTGCTGTGTACTGGGGCCAGGGAGGCTGCGTTCAGGAATATTAAAACCATTGCAGAGTGCCTGGCTGATGAGCTCATCAATGCTGCTAAG GGTTCCTCCAACTCTTATGCCATTAAGAAGAAGGATGAGCTGGAACGTGTGGCCAAGTCTAACCGTTAG